The proteins below are encoded in one region of Engraulis encrasicolus isolate BLACKSEA-1 chromosome 1, IST_EnEncr_1.0, whole genome shotgun sequence:
- the LOC134454944 gene encoding histone H2A-like — protein MSGRRNTGEKARAKAKTRSSRAGLQFPVGRVHRLLRKGNYYGERVGAGAPVYLAAVLEYLTAEILELTGNAARDNKKTRIIPRHLQLAVRNDEELNKLLGGVTIAQGGVLPNIQSVLLPKKTEKSK, from the coding sequence ATGAGTGGAAGACGCAATACCGGTGAAAAGGCGAGAGCTAAGGCCAAGACTCGTTCATCTAGGGCTGGACTCCAGTTCCCCGTAGGCCGCGTACACAGGTTGCTCCGGAAGGGCAACTACTATGGTGAGCGTGTTGGAGCCGGTGCTCCTGTCTACCTGGCCGCCGTGCTGGAGTACCTGACCGCTGAGATCCTGGAGTTGACCGGCAACGCTGCCCGCGACAACAAGAAGACTCGCATCATCCCGCGCCATCTGCAGCTGGCTGTCCGCAACGACGAGGAATTGAACAAACTGCTCGGCGGAGTGACCATCGCCCAGGGAGGCGTGCTGCCCAACATCCAGTCTGTGCTGCTGCCCAAGAAGACCGAGAAGTCCAAATAA